Proteins encoded together in one Kutzneria kofuensis window:
- a CDS encoding IS701 family transposase translates to MVIDVAVAELDRVHARISARFTRSEPRARSREYLLGLTAGLERKNGWTLAERAGQTSPDGMQRLLRRADWDVDGVRDDLRDYVAEQLGERDGVLIVDDTGFLKKGTRSAGVQRQYSGTAGRTENCQVGVFLAYASTRGHALIDRELYLPESWTSDRDRCRAADVPDEVEFVTKPRQAMAMIDRAVAAGVPFGWVTADEAYGQVKYLRVWLEQHDLPHVLATKVNDTLVTTTMRQARADELVAAVPARAWRRLSVGAGAHGPREYEWARVPLRVLWAPGRGHWLLARRSITDPTDIAYYVCYGPRRCTVVDLAWIAGARWRIEECFQQAKNEAGLDHYQVRSWRAWYAHVTLSMLAHAWLAVTRSLVAKGERVTATRA, encoded by the coding sequence GTGGTGATTGACGTTGCGGTCGCAGAGCTGGACCGGGTGCACGCGCGGATCAGTGCTCGGTTCACCCGGTCTGAACCGCGTGCTCGGTCTCGGGAGTACCTGCTCGGACTGACCGCGGGACTGGAGCGGAAGAACGGCTGGACGTTGGCCGAACGCGCAGGCCAGACCAGCCCGGACGGTATGCAACGACTGCTGCGGCGGGCGGACTGGGATGTCGACGGCGTCCGTGACGACCTGCGGGACTACGTCGCGGAGCAGTTGGGCGAGCGCGACGGCGTGTTGATCGTGGACGACACCGGGTTCCTGAAGAAGGGGACCCGGTCGGCCGGGGTGCAGCGGCAGTACTCGGGCACTGCCGGGCGGACGGAGAACTGCCAGGTCGGCGTGTTCCTGGCCTATGCCTCGACCCGTGGTCACGCGTTGATCGACCGCGAGCTGTACCTGCCGGAGTCCTGGACGAGTGACCGGGATCGATGTCGTGCCGCCGACGTGCCCGACGAGGTCGAGTTCGTGACCAAGCCTCGGCAGGCCATGGCGATGATCGACCGCGCGGTCGCCGCCGGCGTGCCGTTCGGCTGGGTGACCGCCGACGAGGCGTACGGGCAGGTCAAGTACCTGCGGGTCTGGCTCGAGCAGCACGATCTTCCGCACGTGTTGGCCACCAAGGTCAACGACACCCTGGTTACCACGACGATGCGCCAAGCCCGTGCCGACGAACTGGTCGCCGCGGTGCCGGCGCGGGCCTGGCGCCGGTTGTCGGTGGGAGCTGGGGCGCATGGGCCGCGCGAGTACGAATGGGCTCGGGTGCCGTTGCGGGTGCTGTGGGCGCCGGGTCGTGGGCATTGGCTGCTGGCGCGACGGTCGATCACTGACCCGACCGACATCGCATACTACGTCTGCTACGGGCCCCGTCGGTGCACGGTTGTGGACCTGGCATGGATCGCGGGGGCGCGGTGGCGGATCGAGGAGTGCTTCCAGCAGGCCAAGAACGAAGCCGGGTTGGATCACTATCAGGTTCGTTCTTGGCGTGCCTGGTACGCGCACGTCACGCTGTCGATGCTTGCTCATGCCTGGCTCGCCGTCACGCGATCCCTTGTCGCAAAAGGGGAACGAGTGACCGCGACACGGGCATGA
- a CDS encoding SDR family NAD(P)-dependent oxidoreductase encodes MSRSSPLAGKRILITGASSGIGRATAFAVAGLGAVPLLVARRADELAQVRDGIVARGGEAHSYPCDLTDAESVETVLKRVLAEQPRVDMLVNNAGRSIRRSLNSSRDRHHDFERTMAINYFAPVRLVLGLLPHFRDNGGGHVVNISSMGVQTRTPRFAAYLASKAALDEFSQVAAAETLRDRITFTTVHMPLVRTPMIGPSRVYDRMPAATPEQAARLVVRALVKRPKSVDLPFGLLAAASYAVAPKLVERVLNVAYRTRSV; translated from the coding sequence TCGCGGTCGCGGGGCTCGGCGCCGTTCCGCTGCTGGTGGCCCGGCGCGCCGATGAGCTGGCGCAGGTCAGGGACGGAATCGTGGCGCGCGGCGGCGAGGCCCACAGCTACCCGTGCGACCTGACCGATGCCGAATCCGTGGAGACGGTGCTCAAGCGGGTGCTGGCCGAGCAGCCGCGGGTGGACATGCTGGTCAACAACGCCGGCCGGTCCATCCGGCGCTCGCTGAACAGCTCGCGGGACCGTCATCACGACTTCGAGCGCACGATGGCGATCAACTACTTCGCGCCGGTGCGGCTGGTGCTCGGTCTGCTGCCGCACTTCCGGGACAACGGCGGCGGGCACGTGGTCAACATCTCGTCGATGGGCGTGCAGACGCGCACGCCGAGGTTCGCCGCGTACCTGGCGTCCAAGGCGGCGCTGGACGAGTTCAGCCAGGTCGCGGCGGCCGAGACGCTGCGCGACCGGATCACGTTCACCACCGTGCACATGCCGCTCGTGCGCACGCCGATGATCGGCCCGAGCCGGGTCTACGACCGGATGCCGGCCGCCACCCCGGAACAGGCCGCCCGGCTGGTCGTCCGCGCGCTGGTCAAACGGCCCAAGTCCGTGGACCTGCCGTTCGGTCTGCTCGCGGCCGCCAGCTACGCGGTCGCGCCGAAGTTGGTCGAGCGGGTGCTCAACGTCGCGTATCGCACCCGCTCGGTCTGA
- a CDS encoding DUF2116 family Zn-ribbon domain-containing protein: MTGHCVVCGAERPSSPSDFFCSDQCQRDWHARRVVPLNSDAGTWLPTHVNRTGESWRAA; the protein is encoded by the coding sequence ATGACCGGTCACTGTGTCGTCTGCGGTGCGGAGCGGCCTAGTTCTCCGTCGGACTTCTTCTGCTCCGACCAGTGCCAGCGCGACTGGCACGCCCGCCGGGTGGTGCCGTTGAACAGCGACGCCGGCACGTGGCTGCCGACGCACGTGAACCGCACCGGCGAATCGTGGCGCGCGGCGTGA
- a CDS encoding helicase HerA-like domain-containing protein: MDAFEEITAGYATEGGALELGSAVVDGNVRAEARVRLPLATLNRHGLIAGATGTGKTKTLQLMAEQLSAAGVPVVMADVKGDLSGLSRPGAGGDKVSKRAAETGDDWQAAGFPVQFLSLGEGGSAVPVRATITSFGPILLSKVLGLNDTQESTLGLIFHWADSRGLPLLDTKDLRSVIQHLTGDEGKEDLKGLGGVSSATAGVILRALLNLEANGGDTFFGEPSLDPADLMRVDGDRGVISLLELAELQGNPALFSTFLMWLLAQLFHQLPEEGDLDQPKLVFFFDEAHLLFAGASKAFLEQIVQTVKLIRSKGVGVFFCTQLPTDVPNSVLSQLGARVQHALRAFTPDDQKALAQTVKTYPTTPHYDLGKALTTLGIGEAVVTVLSEQGAPTPVAWTRLRPPRSLMASIGVDAVKQAAASSSLYGKYGQSVDRESAYEMLLAKVAPPSDAPEPGGPEPEAPARRKESDDPGLIGQVLGNPAVKSFLRSAGSALGREITRGIFGTSRRR; the protein is encoded by the coding sequence GTGGACGCTTTCGAGGAGATCACCGCCGGTTACGCCACCGAGGGCGGTGCGTTGGAGCTCGGCTCGGCCGTGGTCGACGGGAATGTCCGCGCCGAGGCCCGGGTTCGGCTGCCGCTGGCGACCCTGAACCGGCACGGCCTGATCGCCGGCGCGACCGGCACCGGCAAGACCAAGACCCTGCAGCTCATGGCCGAACAGCTCTCGGCCGCCGGCGTTCCCGTCGTGATGGCCGACGTGAAGGGGGACCTGTCGGGCCTGTCCCGGCCCGGCGCCGGCGGGGACAAGGTGTCCAAGCGGGCCGCCGAGACCGGCGACGACTGGCAGGCCGCGGGCTTCCCCGTGCAGTTCCTGTCGCTGGGGGAGGGCGGCAGCGCCGTTCCGGTGCGGGCGACGATCACCAGCTTCGGACCGATCCTGCTGTCGAAGGTGCTGGGGTTGAACGACACCCAGGAGTCCACCCTGGGGCTCATCTTCCACTGGGCCGACTCGCGTGGGCTGCCGCTGCTGGACACCAAGGACCTTCGCTCCGTCATCCAGCACCTCACCGGCGACGAGGGCAAGGAGGACCTCAAGGGCCTCGGCGGCGTTTCCTCCGCCACCGCCGGGGTGATCCTTCGGGCCCTGCTCAACCTCGAAGCCAACGGCGGCGACACCTTTTTCGGTGAACCTTCCCTCGATCCCGCCGACCTCATGCGCGTCGACGGGGACCGCGGCGTCATCAGCCTGCTGGAGCTCGCCGAGCTCCAAGGCAACCCCGCCCTGTTCTCCACGTTCCTGATGTGGCTGCTGGCGCAGCTGTTCCACCAGCTGCCCGAGGAAGGCGATCTCGACCAGCCGAAGCTGGTCTTCTTCTTCGACGAGGCCCACCTGCTCTTCGCCGGCGCCTCCAAGGCCTTCCTCGAGCAGATCGTCCAGACGGTGAAGCTCATTCGTTCCAAGGGCGTCGGCGTGTTCTTCTGCACCCAGCTGCCCACCGACGTTCCCAACTCCGTGCTGTCCCAACTGGGCGCTCGCGTCCAGCATGCCCTTCGCGCGTTCACCCCCGACGACCAGAAGGCGTTGGCCCAGACCGTCAAGACCTATCCCACGACGCCTCACTACGACCTCGGGAAGGCCCTCACCACCCTCGGCATCGGCGAGGCCGTCGTCACCGTCCTGTCCGAGCAGGGCGCTCCCACTCCTGTCGCTTGGACCCGCCTTCGCCCGCCGCGTTCCCTCATGGCCTCCATCGGCGTCGACGCCGTCAAACAGGCTGCCGCTTCCTCTTCCCTCTACGGCAAATACGGGCAGTCCGTCGACCGCGAGTCCGCGTACGAGATGCTCCTGGCCAAGGTCGCCCCGCCCTCCGATGCGCCGGAACCCGGAGGCCCGGAACCCGAAGCCCCCGCGCGCCGCAAGGAGTCCGACGACCCCGGCCTCATCGGCCAGGTCCTCGGCAACCCCGCCGTGAAGTCGTTCCTGAGGTCGGCGGGATCGGCGCTGGGGCGGGAGATCACCCGAGGAATCTTCGGAACCAGCCGCCGCCGCTGA